One Natronococcus sp. CG52 DNA window includes the following coding sequences:
- a CDS encoding dihydrodipicolinate synthase family protein, whose product MSLLANRVQEHLRGVAVGLLTPFDKNREINHSELAENAHDLYDEGIQTFLTTANISEYHSLSQQERIDSAETVVEALPDDACVLAGVGGSTKSAQELIRAYDDIGVDAHMIMPLDHTYVHEMAAIKYYHELDSVAKAPLVPYARGFNPSVEFLAELTRVDGVAGIKYALKDPVKLGEAAAAGADDVVWVNGLAEPYAISFWAEGAEGFSAGVSNFRPEVGLELFEALQNEEWERARELRNICMPYQKFRDETGSENTIPGAISVSAVKKGLELAGFNCGEVREPIRVLSEENERRAEELYNQLDDDIARVIS is encoded by the coding sequence ATGTCGCTGCTAGCCAACCGGGTCCAGGAACACCTGCGCGGTGTCGCCGTCGGACTCCTCACACCATTTGACAAAAACCGTGAAATCAATCACAGTGAACTCGCGGAGAACGCTCACGACCTTTACGACGAAGGGATCCAGACGTTTCTCACGACGGCTAACATCAGCGAATATCACTCACTGTCCCAGCAGGAACGGATAGACTCCGCCGAGACAGTCGTCGAAGCTCTCCCAGACGACGCCTGTGTCCTCGCCGGTGTCGGCGGATCGACCAAGAGCGCGCAGGAGCTGATCAGGGCATATGACGATATCGGCGTCGATGCCCACATGATCATGCCGCTCGATCACACCTACGTTCACGAGATGGCAGCCATCAAGTACTACCACGAACTGGACAGCGTGGCCAAGGCGCCGCTAGTTCCCTACGCACGCGGATTCAATCCCTCCGTTGAGTTTCTCGCGGAGCTAACCCGAGTCGACGGCGTTGCCGGGATTAAGTACGCTCTCAAGGACCCGGTCAAGCTCGGAGAGGCCGCCGCGGCCGGTGCCGACGATGTCGTCTGGGTCAACGGCTTGGCCGAACCCTATGCCATCTCGTTCTGGGCGGAGGGCGCCGAGGGCTTCTCCGCCGGCGTCAGCAACTTCCGCCCCGAGGTCGGCCTCGAACTGTTTGAAGCCCTCCAGAATGAAGAGTGGGAGCGCGCACGTGAACTGCGCAACATCTGTATGCCGTACCAGAAATTCCGCGACGAGACGGGATCGGAGAACACCATCCCAGGCGCCATCAGCGTCTCGGCCGTCAAAAAGGGCCTGGAGCTCGCCGGCTTCAACTGCGGGGAGGTCCGCGAACCAATCCGCGTCCTCTCCGAGGAAAACGAGCGACGCGCCGAAGAACTGTACAACC
- a CDS encoding family 4 glycosyl hydrolase — protein MRSEQLPHREETEEEALPSLPDDEIKITYIGGGAREWPPKLFRDLALCSDIEGEVALFDLDYESAQLNAEFGNWVQEQDGAVGDWTYTAVEDRAEALEGADFVILSTQFNPAETFVHDLDIPREYGIYGAVGATIGPSGMMRMMRTVPVYREFGNAIQEHCPDAWVLNYTNPLTMATRALYEAFPDIKAIGLCHEVFHAQDMLADLVAKYYDVERPDRDEIDINVKGINHYTWVDEARWRGIDLLTIVDHHIGQGDGLREYTVEEMADEDPFVDNNQVTFELYRRFGILPAAGDRHLVEYGTWFIQGDMPEDLNRWGVKRTTSDYRAKHWNPSESEQTTDVTAWMEGETEFELDPSGEIAVDLMRTLTVGDSMKTHVNLPNTGQITGLPEGAVVETNALITPGSIKPINAGPLPRQVRNQIQTHVNNHETMIEAAFAGDVDLAFRAFLNDPQVKTLQTETAREMFAELVAAEEEYLQDWNLKESVVLAESEAFDN, from the coding sequence ATGCGTTCCGAGCAATTGCCTCATCGTGAGGAGACCGAAGAGGAAGCGTTGCCGTCACTGCCGGACGACGAAATCAAGATCACGTACATCGGCGGCGGAGCCCGCGAGTGGCCGCCGAAACTGTTCCGCGACCTCGCGCTCTGTTCGGACATTGAGGGCGAAGTCGCGCTGTTCGACCTGGATTACGAGAGCGCCCAGCTGAACGCCGAATTCGGCAACTGGGTCCAGGAGCAGGACGGTGCGGTCGGAGACTGGACGTACACGGCGGTCGAAGACCGGGCGGAGGCGCTCGAGGGCGCCGACTTCGTCATCCTGTCCACGCAGTTCAACCCGGCCGAGACCTTCGTTCACGACCTCGATATTCCGCGGGAATACGGCATTTACGGGGCCGTTGGAGCGACCATCGGTCCAAGCGGCATGATGCGAATGATGCGGACGGTGCCGGTGTACCGCGAGTTCGGGAACGCGATTCAGGAGCACTGCCCGGACGCGTGGGTGCTGAACTACACCAATCCGCTGACGATGGCGACTCGGGCGCTGTACGAGGCGTTCCCGGACATCAAGGCGATCGGTCTCTGTCACGAGGTGTTCCACGCCCAGGATATGCTCGCTGACCTCGTCGCTAAATACTACGACGTGGAACGCCCCGACAGGGACGAAATCGATATCAACGTCAAGGGGATCAACCACTACACCTGGGTAGACGAGGCGCGCTGGCGAGGCATCGATCTTCTGACGATCGTCGACCATCACATCGGGCAGGGCGACGGACTACGGGAGTACACGGTCGAAGAGATGGCCGATGAGGACCCGTTCGTCGACAACAACCAGGTCACATTCGAACTGTACCGTCGGTTCGGGATTCTCCCTGCCGCGGGGGACCGCCACCTCGTCGAATACGGGACATGGTTCATCCAGGGCGACATGCCTGAGGACCTCAACCGCTGGGGTGTCAAGCGCACCACCAGCGACTACCGGGCGAAACACTGGAACCCCTCCGAGTCGGAGCAGACGACGGACGTGACGGCCTGGATGGAGGGCGAGACTGAATTTGAGCTGGACCCCTCCGGCGAAATCGCCGTCGACCTGATGCGGACCCTCACGGTCGGCGACAGCATGAAAACCCACGTCAACCTTCCGAATACGGGTCAGATCACGGGTCTCCCCGAGGGGGCTGTTGTTGAGACGAACGCCCTGATTACGCCGGGCAGCATCAAGCCGATCAACGCCGGACCGCTGCCTCGACAGGTCCGAAACCAGATCCAGACTCACGTGAACAATCACGAGACGATGATTGAGGCGGCGTTCGCGGGCGACGTCGACCTCGCGTTCCGGGCGTTCCTCAACGACCCGCAGGTCAAGACGCTCCAGACTGAGACCGCCCGGGAGATGTTCGCCGAGCTGGTGGCTGCTGAGGAGGAGTACTTACAGGACTGGAACCTCAAGGAGTCGGTGGTACTGGCGGAGTCCGAGGCGTTCGACAACTAA
- a CDS encoding carbohydrate-binding family 9-like protein has product MQEYVIETTRETPPLDGAIEGTPWDRANRLLIDQFNWHTGGPKPLTAARFLYDDNSLYGQFHVEDQNISAEVTELNGPTFQDSSVELFVDPNPDSDTRYFNFEVNCCGQFKLGWQRDGWQERDLGRDLIARELADQIWVASSVESPVREPRSSDEEWWVATEIPFSVLRQFTEVDIGPKSGTTWRGNVYRSGVERESMKATWSPMPTPEPDYHSPEYFGRIRFG; this is encoded by the coding sequence ATGCAAGAATACGTCATCGAGACCACGAGAGAAACACCGCCCCTGGATGGCGCCATCGAAGGTACGCCATGGGACCGGGCGAACCGATTGCTAATCGATCAATTCAACTGGCATACCGGTGGGCCGAAGCCGCTGACGGCCGCCCGGTTCTTGTACGACGACAACTCGCTCTACGGCCAGTTTCATGTCGAAGATCAGAACATCTCGGCTGAGGTCACCGAACTGAACGGACCTACCTTTCAGGACAGCTCGGTCGAACTGTTCGTCGACCCCAACCCAGACTCCGACACCCGATACTTCAACTTTGAGGTGAACTGCTGTGGCCAGTTCAAACTCGGCTGGCAGCGAGACGGATGGCAAGAGCGTGACCTCGGTCGGGATCTGATCGCACGCGAACTCGCTGATCAGATCTGGGTCGCGTCATCGGTTGAAAGTCCGGTGCGCGAGCCGCGTTCGTCGGACGAGGAGTGGTGGGTCGCTACTGAGATCCCGTTTTCCGTCCTCCGGCAATTCACCGAGGTCGATATCGGCCCTAAATCCGGCACGACGTGGCGTGGGAACGTTTATCGAAGCGGGGTGGAGCGCGAATCGATGAAAGCGACGTGGAGCCCGATGCCGACGCCGGAACCGGATTACCACTCCCCGGAGTATTTCGGACGGATCCGCTTCGGGTAA
- a CDS encoding NAD-dependent epimerase/dehydratase family protein, with translation METVLVTGSLGRLGRWTADHLASADYNVIGVDRKHPGSDADIREDIQLRACDLTDQGSVWEIVKSVSPDAIVHLGAIPNPEVHSGTHVFENNVMSTYNVLVAAGESSVPVTWASSESAYGFPFAREPTLPDYLPVDEAHPLRPEDPYGSSKLVGEDIAEIVTRRYDIPVASLRISNVQYPGNYTVLDNRDSLEAGVGNFWSYVDGRDVAFAIERTLKTELSGHKSFVIAADDSYLERPTTAAFEEFFGELPEVVSISGNESALSSTKAQTVLGWEPQHSWKSAAHEDVQTPSMMR, from the coding sequence ATGGAGACAGTACTAGTCACTGGCAGCCTTGGGCGGCTCGGTCGTTGGACGGCCGATCACCTGGCGAGCGCGGACTACAATGTAATAGGAGTCGATAGGAAACATCCCGGGTCTGACGCGGACATCCGGGAAGACATCCAGCTCCGGGCATGCGATCTGACCGACCAGGGTTCGGTCTGGGAAATCGTCAAGAGTGTCTCCCCTGATGCCATCGTCCACCTAGGCGCCATTCCTAATCCGGAGGTACACAGCGGAACACATGTGTTCGAGAACAACGTCATGAGCACGTACAACGTCCTCGTCGCCGCCGGCGAATCATCAGTTCCGGTAACGTGGGCTTCGAGCGAGAGTGCGTACGGCTTCCCGTTCGCACGCGAGCCGACGCTTCCGGATTACCTCCCCGTCGACGAAGCGCATCCTCTCCGTCCGGAGGACCCGTACGGATCGTCAAAGCTGGTCGGTGAGGACATCGCCGAGATCGTCACGCGTCGGTACGACATCCCGGTCGCGTCCCTCAGAATCTCGAACGTCCAGTACCCAGGGAACTACACCGTCCTCGACAATCGAGACTCCCTCGAAGCCGGCGTCGGGAACTTCTGGTCATACGTCGATGGCCGGGACGTGGCATTCGCGATCGAACGGACGCTAAAAACAGAGCTGTCCGGCCACAAATCCTTCGTCATCGCCGCCGACGATAGCTACCTTGAGCGGCCGACGACGGCGGCCTTCGAGGAATTCTTCGGGGAGTTGCCGGAGGTGGTTTCGATTAGCGGGAACGAATCTGCACTGAGCTCAACCAAGGCCCAGACCGTCCTCGGTTGGGAACCGCAACACTCCTGGAAAAGTGCGGCACACGAGGACGTTCAGACGCCTTCCATGATGCGATAA
- a CDS encoding family 4 glycosyl hydrolase produces the protein METEIGNKVGTGRSTDSSSGSVVTVKIGYIGGGSRGWAHTLINDLAQCTDVAGEVFLYDLDYESAKRNEKFGNWVQEQDGAVGDWTYTAVEDRAEALEGADFVILSTQDPPAETMAHELDIPAEYGIYQSVGDTVGPGGVVRAMRTIPVYRDIAAGIREHCPDAWVFNYTNPMTICVRTLYEEFPDINAFGCCHEVFHTQEHLAELVAEYLDVEQPPRTEIDVNVKGINHFTWIDEASWNDRDIYPLVERHHEEEIRDRTFEPGELDDESWFVDNQLVTYELFERFGTLPAAGDRHLAEFVPWFLSVDEPAEVQSWGIRLTPSEYRVERQEEAISKFHDPMNGEEEFKFSESGEKGVDMMRALVGVEDLKTNVNLPNVGQIPNLPEGAVVETNALFSQGSVRPLTAGDLPDQVRNMTFPHVQNQETMVEAAFAGDVDRAFQAFLNDSLVTVSIDDAKSMFRELVDAVRPYLEDYWDLNEPAVLD, from the coding sequence ATGGAAACCGAAATCGGAAATAAGGTAGGTACTGGTAGGTCTACCGACTCGAGCAGTGGTTCGGTTGTAACTGTTAAAATCGGGTATATCGGCGGCGGAAGTCGCGGTTGGGCTCACACGCTCATAAACGACCTCGCCCAATGTACCGACGTTGCGGGTGAGGTATTCCTCTACGACCTGGATTACGAGAGCGCCAAGCGCAACGAGAAGTTCGGCAACTGGGTCCAGGAGCAGGACGGTGCGGTCGGAGACTGGACGTACACGGCGGTCGAAGACCGGGCGGAGGCGCTCGAGGGCGCCGACTTCGTCATCCTGTCCACGCAGGATCCGCCGGCCGAAACGATGGCTCACGAGCTCGACATCCCAGCGGAGTACGGTATCTATCAGTCCGTCGGTGACACCGTCGGGCCCGGCGGAGTCGTCAGAGCTATGCGGACGATCCCGGTCTACCGGGACATCGCTGCCGGAATCCGTGAGCACTGTCCGGACGCGTGGGTGTTCAACTACACTAACCCTATGACGATCTGTGTTCGGACCCTTTACGAGGAGTTCCCGGACATCAACGCCTTTGGGTGCTGTCACGAGGTGTTCCACACACAAGAGCACCTCGCCGAACTCGTCGCCGAGTACCTGGACGTCGAGCAACCACCGCGAACGGAGATCGACGTGAACGTCAAGGGGATCAATCACTTCACCTGGATCGACGAGGCGTCGTGGAACGACCGCGATATCTATCCGCTGGTCGAGCGACACCACGAGGAGGAAATCCGTGATCGCACCTTCGAACCGGGCGAGCTGGACGACGAGTCGTGGTTCGTGGACAACCAGCTCGTCACCTACGAACTCTTCGAGCGGTTCGGCACATTGCCCGCGGCGGGCGACCGACATCTCGCCGAGTTCGTCCCATGGTTCCTCTCGGTTGACGAACCGGCAGAGGTCCAGTCCTGGGGGATTCGCCTCACCCCGAGCGAGTACCGTGTCGAACGGCAAGAGGAGGCGATCTCGAAGTTCCACGACCCGATGAACGGCGAAGAGGAGTTCAAGTTCTCCGAGTCGGGCGAGAAGGGGGTCGACATGATGCGCGCGCTGGTGGGCGTCGAAGACCTCAAGACCAACGTGAACCTCCCCAACGTCGGACAGATCCCGAATCTCCCAGAGGGCGCCGTCGTCGAGACGAACGCGCTGTTCTCGCAGGGGAGTGTGAGGCCGCTCACGGCCGGCGACCTGCCGGACCAGGTTCGGAACATGACGTTCCCGCACGTGCAGAACCAAGAGACGATGGTCGAGGCGGCGTTCGCGGGCGACGTCGACCGCGCGTTCCAGGCCTTCCTCAACGATTCGCTCGTCACCGTCTCCATAGACGACGCGAAATCGATGTTCCGAGAGCTTGTCGACGCGGTCCGCCCGTACCTCGAGGACTATTGGGACCTCAACGAGCCAGCAGTACTTGATTGA
- the thsB gene encoding thermosome subunit beta, whose protein sequence is MSTVPWRVHMNQSAITSEDRSDFNGTRQIQQRNAAAARAVGDIVTSTLGPNGMEKMIVSDNGEVTITGDGSTVVEQLAFENPFARLIAAVSEDQQAAVGDGTTTAIAITTELLTSVETLLEQGIHPTNIVDGFRKGNKVAQEAIDELSHRLDPNDGQMLRQAVASHLTGVVFGNQRTDLADLIATAAEAVVEEAEAEHADRIAIDTRSGQWIDDFELLSGAVIEKTPMRPSMPTDLECADVLLVDEPLEVGEIEHDSNVAVDTLDEYDQYLDWEERAQRGQVDQILATGADVVFCQKRVDDRIANLLSEEGVLVTQFTVKPDLEFLSKLLDIRIVGDLADLGEADLGQASIRRDDDAGLFYVEKTDATAKTLVLRGSTESVAEKLESNVEEAVDLAIQLAVEGRVVSGAGATEIELARRVRDEATLNDSREQIAMEAFADALERVPKVLARNAGLDPIDTITDLRAAHANGETSAGIDVTHGGTLDALEAGIVDVPAIKSEAITSATEAANVVVSIDDVLPARELA, encoded by the coding sequence ATGTCAACCGTCCCTTGGAGAGTACATATGAATCAAAGCGCCATTACGAGTGAGGACCGATCTGACTTCAACGGGACCAGGCAGATTCAGCAACGGAACGCCGCTGCCGCGCGCGCGGTCGGCGATATCGTTACGTCGACGCTCGGACCTAACGGGATGGAGAAGATGATCGTGAGTGACAACGGAGAGGTGACGATTACCGGTGATGGATCGACTGTCGTCGAGCAGCTCGCATTCGAAAACCCGTTCGCGAGACTCATCGCGGCGGTTAGCGAGGATCAGCAAGCGGCAGTCGGTGACGGAACGACGACAGCTATCGCGATCACGACCGAGTTGTTGACGAGCGTCGAGACGCTCCTCGAGCAGGGAATCCATCCGACGAATATCGTCGACGGATTCCGGAAAGGGAACAAGGTCGCACAGGAAGCGATTGACGAGTTGTCACACCGGCTGGACCCAAACGACGGACAGATGCTTCGACAAGCAGTCGCCAGTCACCTCACCGGCGTCGTCTTCGGCAACCAACGGACGGACCTTGCGGATCTCATCGCTACCGCCGCCGAAGCCGTCGTCGAGGAAGCAGAGGCTGAACACGCCGACCGCATAGCTATCGATACGAGATCGGGTCAATGGATCGACGATTTCGAACTCCTCTCGGGAGCGGTCATCGAAAAAACGCCGATGCGGCCGAGTATGCCGACCGATCTTGAGTGTGCCGACGTCCTGCTGGTAGACGAACCGCTTGAGGTCGGAGAGATTGAACACGACTCCAACGTTGCGGTCGACACGCTGGATGAGTACGACCAGTATCTCGACTGGGAGGAGCGGGCACAGCGGGGGCAAGTCGACCAGATCCTGGCGACCGGCGCCGACGTCGTGTTCTGTCAGAAGCGAGTCGACGATAGAATCGCCAATCTGCTGTCCGAGGAGGGGGTACTGGTGACTCAGTTCACCGTCAAGCCCGACCTGGAGTTCCTCTCGAAACTACTCGATATCCGGATTGTCGGCGACCTCGCGGACCTCGGCGAGGCGGATCTCGGGCAGGCAAGCATTCGCCGGGACGACGATGCGGGGTTATTCTACGTCGAAAAGACTGATGCGACGGCGAAAACCCTGGTTCTCCGCGGTTCCACGGAGAGCGTCGCTGAGAAGCTCGAAAGCAATGTCGAGGAGGCAGTGGACCTCGCGATACAACTCGCCGTTGAGGGGCGCGTCGTCTCTGGCGCCGGGGCGACGGAGATCGAACTTGCCCGTCGTGTCCGCGATGAAGCTACGCTGAACGACAGTCGGGAACAGATCGCTATGGAGGCCTTCGCCGACGCGCTCGAGCGAGTGCCGAAAGTGCTCGCCCGGAACGCGGGCCTCGATCCCATCGATACGATAACTGATCTCCGTGCCGCCCATGCAAACGGAGAGACGTCGGCGGGGATCGACGTGACCCATGGCGGAACTCTTGATGCGCTCGAAGCGGGCATCGTCGACGTACCGGCGATCAAGTCCGAAGCGATCACGAGCGCAACCGAAGCGGCGAACGTTGTCGTCAGCATCGACGACGTCCTTCCGGCGAGGGAACTCGCCTAG
- a CDS encoding ABC transporter ATP-binding protein translates to MADLELRDLAKIYQSSSDDPIVGVDNLNIELEEGNFLVLVGPSGCGKSTTLRSIAGLENVSSGEVRIGGGVVNDLSPKDRNIAMVFQNYALYPHMTARENMSFGLKMTTDLPDEEVDERVEDVAQMMGIDDLLGDKPSELSGGQQQRVALGRAIVREPEVFLLDEPLSNLDAKLRAHMRTELQELQDELNITTVYVTHDQTEAMTMGDKIAILNEGELQQVGTPLECYYTPENKFVAGFIGEPSMNFFETSVDDDRLVGDDFDYPLSGSRLDAIRGEDRVTLGIRPEDIEIADEPDDHTVWVDVRVVEPLGDINYMHVDLAGTEMTVKVPGEYYIEEEEEVLLRFPEEKIHLFSGSTGEALCNRELPADSSIPIAATPEA, encoded by the coding sequence ATGGCAGACTTGGAACTCCGGGATCTCGCGAAGATCTATCAGAGTAGTTCGGACGATCCGATCGTCGGCGTGGATAACCTCAATATTGAGCTCGAGGAGGGGAATTTCCTCGTTCTGGTCGGCCCGTCTGGGTGTGGTAAATCGACGACGCTCAGATCGATTGCCGGCCTCGAAAACGTGAGTAGCGGAGAAGTCCGAATCGGGGGCGGAGTCGTGAACGATCTCAGCCCCAAGGACCGGAACATCGCGATGGTGTTCCAGAATTACGCCCTGTATCCGCACATGACCGCACGAGAAAACATGAGCTTCGGGCTCAAGATGACGACCGATCTCCCAGACGAGGAGGTCGACGAGCGCGTTGAGGACGTCGCTCAGATGATGGGGATAGACGATCTCCTCGGCGACAAACCGTCCGAGCTGTCCGGCGGTCAGCAACAGCGCGTCGCCCTGGGCCGCGCAATCGTTCGCGAACCCGAAGTCTTCCTCCTCGACGAGCCCCTAAGTAACCTCGACGCGAAACTTCGCGCTCACATGCGCACGGAGCTTCAGGAACTGCAGGATGAGCTCAATATCACGACGGTATACGTCACCCACGACCAGACCGAAGCAATGACGATGGGTGACAAAATCGCGATTCTGAACGAGGGAGAGCTCCAGCAGGTCGGCACGCCGCTAGAGTGTTACTACACCCCTGAAAACAAGTTCGTAGCCGGCTTCATCGGCGAGCCATCGATGAACTTCTTCGAGACGAGCGTCGACGACGATCGTCTGGTCGGCGACGACTTCGACTATCCGCTCTCCGGCTCGCGTCTCGACGCCATCCGAGGAGAAGATCGGGTTACCCTCGGCATTAGGCCCGAGGACATCGAAATCGCCGACGAGCCGGACGACCATACCGTGTGGGTGGACGTCAGAGTCGTCGAGCCCCTGGGCGACATCAACTACATGCACGTCGATCTCGCCGGCACCGAGATGACCGTGAAGGTACCCGGTGAGTATTATATCGAGGAAGAGGAGGAGGTCCTGTTGCGGTTCCCTGAGGAGAAGATCCACCTGTTCAGCGGCTCGACTGGCGAAGCGCTCTGTAATCGTGAACTCCCCGCCGACAGTTCGATCCCGATCGCGGCGACGCCGGAGGCCTGA
- a CDS encoding carbohydrate ABC transporter permease: MATPHKEQPRLQQLRQFVIEAKWFTQETWIGIGLVVPATLMMTVIIVYPTVRAIWISFHSRSFLQLDQVQWVGLANYQQLLEDPVFSQALLQTVFLTVGAVVTMYLLGLGLALLLKENLPGLGPLRSISMVSWVIPPVVIVIIWSWMLEADYGLVNLISQMFGGPNRSWFGTQAWALPLVTMLRVWKDTPFVAIALMASMQSIPEEYYEAAEIDGAGRLQKFRHITLPNIAYISMIMIVIETIAAFNSFQMIYIATGGGPVNRTEVLGTYVYQQAFQEYALGYASAVGTVMLVLLTIFTVVYIKLEDTE, from the coding sequence ATGGCAACACCCCACAAAGAGCAGCCACGGTTACAACAATTACGTCAGTTTGTAATCGAGGCCAAGTGGTTCACACAGGAGACATGGATTGGGATTGGTCTTGTTGTCCCTGCGACCTTGATGATGACGGTGATCATCGTCTATCCGACGGTACGAGCCATCTGGATTAGTTTTCACTCTCGATCGTTCCTGCAGTTAGATCAGGTACAATGGGTCGGACTTGCGAACTACCAGCAGTTGCTCGAGGACCCCGTCTTCAGTCAGGCACTCCTGCAAACTGTGTTCCTGACAGTCGGGGCGGTCGTGACGATGTACCTGCTCGGGCTCGGGCTCGCGCTATTACTGAAGGAAAATCTACCAGGCTTAGGGCCACTACGGAGCATCTCGATGGTGAGCTGGGTAATCCCGCCCGTCGTCATTGTGATCATCTGGTCGTGGATGCTCGAAGCTGACTACGGCCTGGTCAACTTGATCTCTCAAATGTTTGGGGGCCCGAACAGGTCGTGGTTCGGAACCCAGGCTTGGGCGCTTCCGCTGGTCACCATGCTTCGCGTCTGGAAGGACACTCCCTTCGTCGCGATCGCGCTGATGGCGAGCATGCAGTCCATCCCAGAGGAGTACTACGAGGCGGCCGAGATCGACGGCGCAGGCCGACTCCAGAAGTTCCGCCACATTACTCTGCCGAACATCGCGTACATTTCGATGATCATGATCGTGATCGAGACGATCGCAGCGTTCAACAGCTTCCAGATGATCTACATCGCGACCGGTGGCGGCCCGGTGAACCGGACCGAAGTCCTGGGAACGTACGTCTACCAGCAAGCGTTTCAGGAATACGCCCTCGGTTATGCATCGGCCGTCGGTACCGTGATGTTAGTGCTTCTGACGATCTTCACGGTCGTCTACATCAAACTGGAGGACACGGAATAA
- a CDS encoding carbohydrate ABC transporter permease: MAAPSKTVQDGRTGIVGRFDAFIGEDNSIKHALGVYGALTLYFIWFLVPILWLALSTIKPGSIIQADELIIIPSIEQITFANYEMVLTNPQFQTMFFNSIVISVSTTILTLIAGVLGAYSLSRFSYPGRKSLLIAFMATKMLPPALILIPFFIMMYTLNLVNSYTGIILAHCVRALPLALWLLKGFFDDIPEALDEAARIDGCSHLKVLYHVIVPLAKPGIAVAAFYTFVTSWNDFLFVSILSQGDSTRTLPFGLYLFQSANTVNWGATLTAATLTAIPSIVFFALVQKYIVKGLASGGMHGS, encoded by the coding sequence ATGGCAGCACCAAGCAAAACCGTTCAAGACGGCAGGACAGGCATTGTTGGCCGATTTGACGCTTTCATCGGCGAAGACAACAGCATCAAGCACGCGCTCGGCGTTTACGGTGCGCTTACACTGTACTTCATCTGGTTTCTCGTCCCGATCCTCTGGCTCGCCCTTTCGACCATCAAACCGGGATCCATTATCCAGGCGGACGAGCTCATAATCATCCCCAGCATCGAACAGATCACGTTCGCCAATTACGAGATGGTGCTAACCAATCCGCAGTTCCAGACGATGTTCTTCAACTCGATCGTCATCTCGGTCAGCACCACCATCCTTACCCTGATAGCCGGTGTCCTCGGGGCCTACTCCCTCAGCCGATTCTCGTATCCGGGTCGGAAATCGCTCCTGATCGCTTTCATGGCGACCAAGATGCTTCCGCCGGCGTTGATCCTCATCCCGTTCTTCATCATGATGTACACGCTGAACCTCGTGAACTCCTACACCGGGATTATCCTGGCGCACTGCGTGCGCGCGCTCCCGCTCGCCCTCTGGCTTCTCAAGGGCTTCTTCGACGATATACCTGAGGCGCTCGACGAGGCGGCGCGAATCGACGGCTGCTCTCACCTCAAGGTGCTCTATCACGTGATCGTCCCGCTCGCGAAGCCCGGCATCGCGGTCGCTGCCTTCTACACCTTCGTGACGTCGTGGAACGATTTCCTGTTCGTGTCCATCCTTTCCCAGGGAGACTCGACTCGGACACTCCCGTTCGGGCTGTACCTCTTCCAGAGCGCCAATACGGTTAACTGGGGAGCGACCCTCACCGCGGCGACCCTTACTGCAATCCCTTCTATCGTCTTCTTCGCACTGGTGCAGAAGTACATCGTTAAGGGGCTCGCGAGCGGCGGCATGCACGGCAGCTAA